One genomic segment of Primulina tabacum isolate GXHZ01 chromosome 9, ASM2559414v2, whole genome shotgun sequence includes these proteins:
- the LOC142504524 gene encoding transcriptional regulator SUPERMAN-like, whose amino-acid sequence MERSRICMGRNTKQQQRNNINNSTTQRIQEMNVYKFKGKWDFCHEFKNHKNAEDNSVGDGFSWPPRCYSCNFCRREFRSAQALGGHMNVHRRDRARLRQFSPLKIIQNLDPNPSLNPNPSLMSSHWTRFPHYTSPLPPFFPSSHSRFSSCLDSNHASIERSREEGVLFENLMKPSAGDLMKMESQKAFNSVEKFGSFVCEKGCENVKKDLVRLDLEIGLISQYSHAELDLELRLGYT is encoded by the coding sequence ATGGagcgatcaagaatctgtatggGCAGAAATACGAAGCAGCAACAAAGAAACAATATCAACAATAGCACTACACAAAGAATCCAAGAAATGAACGTTTACAAGTTCAAGGGAAAATGGGATTTTTGCCACGAGTTCAAGAACCATAAAAATGCTGAGGATAACTCAGTTGGAGATGGATTTTCATGGCCTCCAAGATGTTATTCATGCAATTTCTGCAGAAGGGAATTTAGATCTGCTCAAGCTCTAGGGGGACACATGAACGTTCACAGAAGGGACCGAGCAAGATTGAGGCAATTTTCTCCGCTGAAGATTATCCAAAATCTAGATCCTAACCCTAGCTTGAATCCAAACCCTAGTTTGATGTCGTCTCACTGGACAAGGTTCCCTCATTACACTTCTCCATTACCTCCATTCTTCCCTTCTTCACATTCCCGTTTCTCTTCATGTTTAGACAGTAATCATGCTAGTATTGAGAGATCGAGGGAGGAAGGTGTTTTGTTTGAGAACTTGATGAAGCCGAGCGCAGGGGATTTGATGAAGATGGAGAGTCAGAAAGCCTTTAACAGTGTCGAAAAGTTTGGTTcatttgtttgtgaaaaagggTGTGAAAATGTGAAGAAAGATTTGGTGAGATTGGACCTGGAGATTGGCTTGATTAGTCAGTACTCTCATGCGGAACTGGATTTGGAACTTCGACTAGGGTacacttaa